From Rudanella lutea DSM 19387, a single genomic window includes:
- a CDS encoding glycosyl hydrolase family 28-related protein, which produces MQKFFFLLLLMSYSACSQTKDRDKHAFQQVGKGIENNTYTIEDLRRSKSDSVPTVIFITNPGKIGLFELDLDDKNTPDNDATVIQTIDGKRYKRTNADNRVNLHFFGAVGNGKADDTKAIQNAVEYSTKFGLTLVVPRGIYRITKSIYKSESFTGLNIEGIEGAVTFNYKDIKDGTACLNIIGGSGVLCRSVVSGITFIGSDNSTGVEISGQCGQKIRNCTFKTNKTGIIFHNRNRGSFTEYSVADDCVFDSECSTAIRYRRTNGNESFNGTGMAVNNLINTKGSVIVVEDGCLPYNSPLNGQIWINGSNSILVENQNTTSNKPTFIGNLTLEKMPNGHLTLSTGNLPTFFCGNISSVGDGVTSGQFVSARNVSYQPNGTVLTQDARYNKQMVLNSSTTHVDVPTKGATYLVTIYLSGANYDYRYSLILQHEGGGNSGFVSILSNPRSLNSTSWGPPSFSCDADGRLVISNPNFKNNKVTVWLTYTQIGDVFFGNTPKNSY; this is translated from the coding sequence ATGCAAAAGTTCTTTTTCCTACTTCTTTTGATGAGTTACTCAGCATGTAGCCAAACAAAAGACAGAGACAAACACGCTTTTCAACAAGTAGGCAAAGGGATCGAAAATAATACATACACAATCGAAGATTTAAGACGCTCTAAAAGCGATTCAGTGCCTACTGTTATTTTCATTACAAATCCAGGTAAGATTGGGCTTTTTGAGTTGGACCTTGACGATAAAAATACTCCTGATAATGATGCTACTGTAATCCAAACTATTGACGGTAAGCGGTACAAAAGGACCAATGCAGACAATCGGGTCAACCTACATTTTTTTGGGGCCGTTGGAAATGGCAAAGCTGACGACACAAAAGCGATTCAAAATGCTGTTGAGTATAGCACAAAGTTTGGCCTAACATTGGTGGTCCCGAGAGGAATATATAGGATCACCAAATCTATTTACAAATCTGAGAGCTTCACTGGCTTGAACATAGAAGGAATAGAAGGCGCAGTCACTTTCAACTACAAAGATATCAAAGACGGAACTGCTTGTCTCAACATTATCGGAGGTTCAGGAGTGCTATGTCGCTCAGTAGTATCAGGCATCACTTTTATTGGTAGTGATAATAGTACCGGGGTTGAGATAAGCGGACAATGCGGTCAAAAAATTCGTAACTGCACTTTCAAAACCAATAAAACTGGTATCATTTTTCACAACAGGAACAGAGGTAGTTTTACAGAATATTCAGTAGCAGATGACTGTGTATTCGATTCTGAATGTAGTACGGCTATTCGCTATCGACGTACTAACGGAAATGAATCTTTTAACGGGACAGGCATGGCAGTAAACAACTTGATCAATACAAAAGGCTCTGTTATTGTTGTTGAAGATGGTTGCTTACCTTACAATAGTCCACTGAATGGGCAGATTTGGATAAATGGATCCAATAGTATTTTAGTAGAAAATCAGAATACGACGTCAAACAAGCCGACGTTTATAGGTAACTTGACATTAGAAAAGATGCCCAATGGGCATCTTACTCTGTCTACAGGAAATTTACCAACCTTCTTTTGTGGTAACATATCAAGTGTTGGCGATGGAGTAACAAGCGGTCAATTTGTATCTGCCCGCAACGTAAGTTATCAACCAAATGGTACTGTACTTACTCAGGACGCTCGTTACAACAAGCAGATGGTACTAAACAGCTCAACTACACATGTAGACGTACCCACAAAAGGGGCAACATATTTAGTCACAATTTATCTATCAGGTGCGAATTATGATTACCGGTATTCACTAATTTTACAACATGAAGGAGGGGGTAATAGCGGGTTCGTAAGCATACTCTCGAACCCAAGGTCTTTGAATAGTACGTCTTGGGGTCCACCTTCTTTCTCTTGTGATGCTGATGGTAGACTAGTTATTAGTAATCCCAACTTTAAGAACAACAAGGTTACTGTTTGGCTTACCTACACACAAATTGGCGATGTATTTTTTGGAAATACTCCGAAAAATTCTTATTAA
- a CDS encoding acyltransferase, producing the protein MLWALKSSIRSIVSILSGINFAKGSYLSIPYLRLQGGKYIQIGQNSTIGKHAWLGAFDTYLEQRFDPSIIIHSNVSIGNHLCITAIDKVEIKQGCLLSEYVYISDHGHGTDANGHPPATQPLFSKGPVIIGENSFLGYRTTILSGVELGKHCVVGAHSVVNKSFPDYSVIAGSPARLIKQNTPC; encoded by the coding sequence ATGCTTTGGGCGCTCAAATCCAGTATCAGAAGTATAGTTTCGATACTTTCGGGAATAAACTTTGCAAAAGGAAGCTATCTGTCAATCCCATATTTGCGATTACAGGGAGGAAAGTATATTCAAATAGGGCAAAATTCCACTATTGGCAAGCATGCTTGGTTAGGTGCCTTTGACACTTATTTGGAACAACGCTTCGATCCATCCATAATTATTCATTCAAACGTTTCAATAGGGAATCACCTTTGCATTACCGCTATTGACAAAGTTGAGATAAAACAAGGTTGTCTTCTTAGTGAATATGTTTACATCTCAGATCATGGTCATGGAACTGATGCCAATGGGCATCCTCCTGCCACACAGCCATTGTTCAGCAAAGGCCCTGTGATAATCGGTGAAAATTCTTTTTTAGGGTATCGAACTACTATTCTTTCCGGTGTAGAGCTAGGAAAGCATTGCGTAGTAGGCGCACACTCGGTAGTAAACAAATCGTTTCCTGATTACTCAGTCATTGCTGGCTCACCTGCCAGATTAATTAAACAAAATACCCCTTGCTAA
- a CDS encoding class I SAM-dependent methyltransferase: MQLYNNKKPIYFSQIREDLIAQIPSRDGNRVLDIGAGGCDTLLALKERGIASEVYAVELFAIPNSNQNNPIIDKLFIGDIENQTPDFPLDYFDVIMCGDVLEHLVNPWAAVEKLSRYLKQGGVIIASCPNIREITNWSRILLKGSFHYEQSGIMDKTHLRFFCMQDMIEMLTTPELKPIKSQGNYFIAPR, translated from the coding sequence ATGCAGCTGTATAACAATAAAAAGCCCATTTACTTCTCTCAGATACGCGAAGATTTGATTGCTCAAATCCCTTCGAGAGACGGGAATCGAGTTTTAGATATTGGTGCGGGCGGGTGCGATACGTTGCTAGCCTTGAAAGAGCGTGGTATTGCTTCAGAAGTCTATGCCGTTGAACTATTCGCTATTCCCAATTCGAATCAGAACAACCCAATCATTGATAAACTATTTATAGGCGACATCGAAAACCAAACACCAGACTTCCCATTAGATTACTTTGATGTAATAATGTGTGGGGATGTACTTGAACATTTAGTCAACCCCTGGGCAGCTGTTGAAAAACTATCACGGTACCTTAAACAAGGAGGGGTAATAATTGCTTCTTGTCCTAATATCAGAGAGATAACAAACTGGAGCCGAATACTACTTAAAGGTAGTTTCCATTACGAGCAAAGTGGTATTATGGATAAAACCCATTTACGCTTTTTTTGTATGCAGGATATGATAGAAATGCTTACTACACCTGAATTGAAGCCAATCAAGTCGCAGGGAAATTATTTCATTGCTCCAAGGTAA
- a CDS encoding oligosaccharide flippase family protein: MSQSKLFSNFVSVGAVQLTNFVIPILIYPYLFRTLGATPFGTVMYALNIMLYLSAFIDYGFNITAPRNIAVNQGDIRVISVVVSSVIQTKVTIFLFSSLFFACLVFLIPRLSQEVFLYLFGSIYMLGNALIPTWLFQGLEDMKHLTWINLVAKIVSILLVIIVINEPSQYVYTVGLLGLANLVSGIIGLGYAKVKYNIVLQLQPISTIYGELKTGWYYFTSLIAATLFSNTTILILGLFVTDDIVGKYGIAEKISFAVWQLIGVFSQVTYPVLCRLAQISHFESLKFIRKYYPPFIALVSTICFGLFIFSDNIIYIISGSYQEDTSSLIKILSFLPLAICLNVPAYQLLLAYGKQRDNALIFNWSAALSIGLTMLMVFLFGAIGAAWAAVITQIGVTLALHLILHKRHTSFSIW; encoded by the coding sequence ATGAGTCAATCAAAATTATTTAGCAACTTCGTTTCAGTAGGAGCAGTACAGCTTACCAATTTTGTTATTCCAATTTTAATATATCCTTATCTATTCAGGACACTGGGTGCAACGCCTTTTGGAACAGTAATGTATGCACTCAATATTATGCTCTACCTAAGTGCATTTATTGACTATGGGTTCAACATTACAGCACCTCGTAACATTGCTGTTAACCAGGGCGATATACGAGTTATTTCGGTAGTCGTCTCCTCTGTTATTCAAACTAAGGTCACTATTTTTCTCTTCTCAAGTCTGTTCTTTGCTTGCCTAGTTTTTCTAATTCCTCGTTTATCTCAAGAAGTATTTTTGTATTTATTTGGCTCGATCTATATGTTGGGTAATGCCCTTATTCCAACATGGCTATTCCAAGGTTTAGAAGACATGAAGCATCTGACCTGGATTAACTTAGTTGCAAAAATTGTTTCAATATTGTTAGTGATCATTGTCATCAATGAGCCTAGCCAGTACGTATATACAGTAGGATTATTAGGATTAGCCAACCTTGTTTCAGGTATAATTGGCTTAGGGTATGCCAAGGTGAAATATAATATTGTTTTACAACTTCAGCCAATTTCAACGATTTACGGCGAATTGAAAACCGGATGGTATTACTTTACATCACTTATTGCTGCTACACTTTTCAGTAATACTACCATCCTGATCTTAGGCTTATTTGTAACCGATGATATAGTGGGCAAATATGGTATTGCAGAAAAAATATCTTTTGCTGTATGGCAATTGATTGGTGTTTTCTCACAAGTTACATACCCTGTACTATGCCGACTAGCTCAAATATCACACTTTGAATCACTAAAATTTATACGGAAATATTATCCCCCGTTCATTGCTCTTGTCTCTACTATCTGCTTCGGGCTATTCATATTTTCGGACAATATAATATACATCATTTCGGGATCATATCAAGAAGACACTAGTAGTTTAATTAAGATTTTGAGCTTCCTTCCACTTGCCATATGCCTGAATGTCCCAGCATACCAACTACTCTTAGCTTACGGAAAACAGCGCGACAATGCTTTGATTTTCAATTGGTCAGCTGCCCTAAGTATAGGATTGACAATGTTAATGGTCTTTCTATTTGGGGCAATAGGAGCAGCTTGGGCAGCTGTAATTACACAAATAGGCGTAACTTTGGCGCTTCATCTTATACTACACAAGCGGCACACATCATTTTCGATTTGGTAG